GGGAAGGTCAAGAATACGAGGAGAAAGAGGATCAGTTACTCGTAGAAGTTGCGGGGCCAGGCGTGGGTCTTCAAGGTTTGGAGCTCCTGCGAGGTGAGCGTCGGCGCATCCGGGACGGCACAGTTCTCGTCGACATGCTCTGGCCGGCGCATACCTGGAATGACCGTCGAGACCGCAGGATGACTGAGACAGAATTTGAGGGCGAGCTTGGGGAGGGTTTCCACCCCGTGGCGAAGCAAGGCCGTGAGCTGCTCGGCCCGGGTGCACGTGTCTTTGAGCCGTTCCTCGCGAAAGTAGTGACCCTGGAACGTGTCGGGGTCAAGTGGCATATCCGGGCGGAGCTTTCCACTGAGACCCCCTTCGTCGAGGGGGACCCGGGCGATCACTCCCACATCCGCCTGCTGGCAGAGGGGGAAGAGCTCCGTCGCCGGGGACTGGTCGAAGACGTTATAGATGACCTGTACGGTATCGATAATCCCTGAGCGGACTACCTCGAGGCCCGTCTCGGGCGCGTGGTCGATCAGCGAGACGCCAAAGAAGCGGATCTTGCCGTCTCCCTTGAGTTGCTTCACGGCCTCGTGCCACTCAGTCTCCTGTATCCACTCATCCCGCCAGATGTGGAGTTGTTGTACGTCGATGCAATCCGTCCCGAGGTTGCGGAGACTCTTTTCGGTGTGATCGATGATCCAGGCGCCGGGGAAGGCTTCTTTGGCCCGCGTCCCGGGCTGTGGCGGCCAGCCGCTGGTCTTGAGAGGGATCTTGGTGGCAACGGTCAGGCGCTCGCGATACTCCTGAAAGGCCTTGGCAATGAGCCGCTCGCTGTGGCCGTCGCCATAGGCATAGGCGGTGTCGATAAAGTTGACCCCGCGCTCGAAGGCCCGGAGCAAAGCGCGGATGGAAAGGCGATCATCAGTTTCGCCCCACCATGCCTTCCCAATGCCCCACGCGCCAAAGCCGATCTCCGAAACCTCCAGGTTTGTCCGGCCCAATCTCCGGAACTGCATGGTTTCCTCCCTTCTCCAGACGCGCTACCGAATACCGCTGACGGTTTCCCGACCGCTCTTCGGGCCTTAGTGAGTTGTGATGGAAAGCGGGAGGGTGGTGACCTCGCCGGCGGTGAGATCAGCCACGCGGATTCGGTGATTGTTGGTATCCGCGATGTAGATTCGATTGTTGAAGACGCTCAGACCTCCAGGTTCGTAAAACTCGGCAGTCCGTCCATCTTGCTGCCCCGGCTGGCCGGTTCCGAAAACGGTCTTGATGGCGCGCATGGTGGGGTAGAGGACCTTGACTCTGTGGTTATAGGTATCCGTCAGGTAAATCTGGCCCGCGCCGTATGAAACCCCCAACGGGTGCTGCAGCCGAACCTCGTCGCCGATCCCGTCTTGATCCCCAAAAATGAAGAGCCCCTTCCCGACGAGTGTTCGCAGCCAGCCGGGAGCGCTCAGATCAATGGCCCGTATGGCGCTGACCTCGCTGTCAGCGACGTAGAGGGTCTGGCCGTCGGTGGAGATTCCGCTGGGTTGGGCCAGGGCACCTTCCAAACGGGGTCCGTCAATGATTGCTTCCTTACCGGTGCCCGCAAATAGCTGCATTTCAGCAGTGGCCAAATCCATTACCCATATCTGATGGCAACCCGCCATGGCGACGTACAGTTTGCCGTCGGCAACGCAGAGATCCCAGGGGGAGTTCAGCGACATCTCTCGCGCCGGCCCCCGCTGTCGAATCGCATGGCCCTGTCGGCCATCCCCAGCGATGGTCTCCACCCTCCGCGTCTCAAGATCGAGACGGCGGATTAGGTGATTCTCTGTATCGGCAACATAGAGGAGGTTGTCGGCCAAAGCCTCCCCATGGGGTGCGCGAAAGGTCGCCTGCTCAAACGGTCCGTCAGAGGCCCCGGGCTCACCCGTACCGGCGAGGTCGAGCATGTTACCCCCAAGATCAGTGATGACGATCCGATGGTGTCCCGTATCGGCAACGACGAGACGCTGCGTTTCGGCATCGGCTAACACCTTTTGCGGAAAGGCGAGGGGCCCGTCGTGCATGCGCTCCCGGCGAAACTGGATGGGATCATCCTTGAAGATTCCCTTTTCGCGGTGCTCCGTGATCAACCCGGCGATGGTTTGGCGGAGACCATTACCGTGCCCCTCTCCCGCCACCATCGCCACGACGTAACCCTCGGGGTCGATCAGGACGAGGGTAGGCCAGGCCTTGATCGCATAGCTACGCCAGACCAGGAACTGATCGTCGTTCACGACGGGATGCCCTAGCCCGTGGCGCAGGATGGCTTGCCGGACGTTCTCGGCTTCCCGTTCGTTCGGGAATTTGGCCGAATGGACTCCGATGATGACGAGCTCGGTGGGAAAGGTCCTTTCCAGAGCTTCCAGCTCCGGTAGCACGTGCATGCAGTTAATTCAGCAGTAGGTCCAGAAGTCCAGGAGGACTACTTTTCCCCGGAGCGCCTTCAGGCTGACAGGGCGATCGGTGTTGAGCCACTCGAGACCCGGCGGGAAATCCGGAGCCCGGATGGTATGAGGTGGCATGTCACTCCGCATGATCCTCTTCCTCGTGGTGTATTCCGTGTGTGTGAAGAAGCTATCATATCCTTTCCTCAAATCGTGACAACGTGTTCCCGGCAGCTCATCTTGGCGCACGGGTTCATAGGTGTCAAGGGGCTAATCAGGATGGAGTGGGAACTCCGTATGAGCAGAATGGTGCATCCCATGGGGGATAGACGAGAAAATTGGCTTGACCCGGGTGGCGGGCAAGGCAAGAATAAGATTCCGGGTGCGCCAGGTGACCCGACTGTTGATGTCGGACAGGGCACCGTTCGCCTTCTTAGACAGTTCTGTCGAATTCTAGCCCGCATTATTCACGAACGGAGTGTCTTCGTGAATAATGCGCCTGCAGGTGCGGGCTCGACCGCACCGGCAGGTTTCGACTGGCCGCTCCCACGGCCTGCTCAAGGCTAGCCCTGAGCGACGCCCAGCAAACGTGGGACGGAGTCGAAGCCCAGAGGGCGGATGATCCACATCTATGTGAATAATCCGGGCTAGTTATTCGGCGAAGAAGCCAGACCGTGACATGATGAGTATTTGGCACATAATGAAATGATGAGACAGCGGCTGAATTCGATATTAGATCGTTTAGCCGATCCCCACAAGAGCTTCCAAAC
This region of Candidatus Methylomirabilota bacterium genomic DNA includes:
- a CDS encoding aldo/keto reductase, which produces MQFRRLGRTNLEVSEIGFGAWGIGKAWWGETDDRLSIRALLRAFERGVNFIDTAYAYGDGHSERLIAKAFQEYRERLTVATKIPLKTSGWPPQPGTRAKEAFPGAWIIDHTEKSLRNLGTDCIDVQQLHIWRDEWIQETEWHEAVKQLKGDGKIRFFGVSLIDHAPETGLEVVRSGIIDTVQVIYNVFDQSPATELFPLCQQADVGVIARVPLDEGGLSGKLRPDMPLDPDTFQGHYFREERLKDTCTRAEQLTALLRHGVETLPKLALKFCLSHPAVSTVIPGMRRPEHVDENCAVPDAPTLTSQELQTLKTHAWPRNFYE
- a CDS encoding thioredoxin-like domain-containing protein — encoded protein: MPPHTIRAPDFPPGLEWLNTDRPVSLKALRGKVVLLDFWTYCUINCMHVLPELEALERTFPTELVIIGVHSAKFPNEREAENVRQAILRHGLGHPVVNDDQFLVWRSYAIKAWPTLVLIDPEGYVVAMVAGEGHGNGLRQTIAGLITEHREKGIFKDDPIQFRRERMHDGPLAFPQKVLADAETQRLVVADTGHHRIVITDLGGNMLDLAGTGEPGASDGPFEQATFRAPHGEALADNLLYVADTENHLIRRLDLETRRVETIAGDGRQGHAIRQRGPAREMSLNSPWDLCVADGKLYVAMAGCHQIWVMDLATAEMQLFAGTGKEAIIDGPRLEGALAQPSGISTDGQTLYVADSEVSAIRAIDLSAPGWLRTLVGKGLFIFGDQDGIGDEVRLQHPLGVSYGAGQIYLTDTYNHRVKVLYPTMRAIKTVFGTGQPGQQDGRTAEFYEPGGLSVFNNRIYIADTNNHRIRVADLTAGEVTTLPLSITTH